Proteins encoded together in one Terriglobus saanensis SP1PR4 window:
- a CDS encoding Gfo/Idh/MocA family protein produces MDESRREFLKTGAKSVAAVAAAEGFGKWGSAQKRVGANDRVRVAIVGLRARGENHIKGYAALPNVEIAALCDIDDTVLTEHAAKVRKLGHQPKTYKDIRKLLEDKSIDAISIATPHHWHALMMIWACQAGKDVYVEKPCSHNLWEGGQMVKAAAKYNRIVQHGTQTRSNVGVMDAIQKIRDQQILGDVYLSRGLCFKWRDTIGRTPISPVPPGVDYDLWTGPAPSLPFTKNHFHYNWHWFWNYGNGDLGNQGIHQLDVARWGLGLGFPDKISAIGGHVMFDDDQETPNTLNCAFEYKRLNKKPVLLEFEVRHWMTNHEAGIGAARPANAVVGETAVGGMGPLEGSYNSVGNIFYGPKGYLAIDNVAGYQTFFGRDQKPGPSKADGPEDHFANFIACVVSRKKEDLRAPIEDGHISSGLAHLANVSYRLGRTLDFDPQTQLVQNDEEANRLLRGADRGYRRPFVVPELV; encoded by the coding sequence ATGGACGAGAGCAGACGAGAGTTTCTTAAGACAGGCGCAAAGTCAGTGGCCGCAGTCGCTGCTGCAGAAGGTTTTGGTAAGTGGGGCTCCGCACAAAAACGTGTCGGTGCAAACGATCGCGTACGTGTCGCCATTGTTGGTCTGCGCGCACGAGGCGAAAACCATATCAAAGGCTATGCTGCGCTGCCGAACGTGGAAATCGCTGCCCTTTGCGATATCGACGATACCGTACTTACCGAACATGCAGCCAAAGTGCGAAAGCTGGGACACCAACCAAAGACTTACAAAGATATTCGTAAGTTACTCGAAGATAAATCTATCGATGCTATTTCCATTGCTACTCCACACCACTGGCACGCCCTGATGATGATCTGGGCATGCCAGGCTGGTAAGGATGTCTATGTTGAAAAGCCCTGCTCGCATAACTTGTGGGAGGGCGGCCAGATGGTCAAGGCGGCCGCAAAATACAATCGCATCGTCCAGCATGGAACGCAGACTCGCTCTAATGTAGGAGTGATGGACGCCATACAAAAAATCCGCGACCAGCAGATTCTAGGCGACGTCTATCTCTCGCGCGGCCTCTGTTTTAAATGGCGAGATACCATTGGTCGCACGCCGATCTCTCCCGTCCCTCCTGGCGTCGATTACGACCTGTGGACAGGGCCTGCACCCTCTCTACCGTTCACTAAAAACCACTTCCACTACAACTGGCACTGGTTCTGGAACTACGGCAACGGCGATCTTGGAAACCAGGGTATTCATCAGTTGGATGTTGCACGCTGGGGACTTGGTCTTGGCTTTCCTGACAAGATCTCCGCTATCGGTGGGCACGTCATGTTTGATGACGACCAGGAGACGCCGAATACTCTCAACTGCGCCTTTGAATACAAACGTCTCAACAAGAAGCCCGTCCTGTTGGAATTCGAGGTTCGCCACTGGATGACGAATCACGAAGCAGGTATTGGCGCGGCGCGCCCCGCAAACGCAGTGGTGGGAGAAACGGCCGTAGGTGGAATGGGACCACTGGAGGGAAGTTATAACTCTGTGGGAAATATTTTCTATGGACCTAAGGGCTATCTCGCGATCGACAACGTCGCAGGCTACCAAACCTTCTTCGGGCGCGATCAGAAGCCGGGCCCATCCAAAGCCGATGGCCCTGAAGACCACTTCGCTAACTTCATCGCCTGTGTCGTCAGCCGTAAGAAGGAAGATCTCCGCGCACCTATCGAAGATGGTCACATTTCCTCAGGTTTGGCGCACCTTGCAAACGTATCGTATCGTCTTGGCAGAACGCTCGACTTCGATCCTCAAACTCAACTTGTGCAGAACGATGAGGAAGCGAACCGCTTGCTGCGCGGCGCTGATCGAGGCTACCGAAGGCCGTTCGTCGTTCCCGAGCTAGTCTGA
- a CDS encoding PmoA family protein, with the protein MKFRLLRFAIPLLAIGVLCSPGQSVAERVTLKQQGNAVEVTIGGKFFTTYHFDPKIAKAYLQPLRTANGVVVTRGYPVMETIPAGHEHDRGFEPHQRPLYFAHGDINGYNFWAEGLYSKYYPPTTPSNFGRMVFRKLEEVRSGASSGLIRASFDLVGPDGKTFAREDQSFTFSGGKETRMVDCIFVLHALDKPVKFGDTKEGTFAVRVAPELEATNGTMTNSEGGQGEAQVWGKRANWVNVDGTIDGQKVGIAVFDSPKSFRHPTYWHARGYGLLAANVFGLSYFLNDPKQDGSYTIPPGQSITFSYRVFIHEGDSRQAKVAEEYGEYSKHP; encoded by the coding sequence ATGAAATTTCGATTGCTTCGCTTTGCGATACCGCTCCTCGCCATTGGCGTCCTGTGCTCTCCTGGCCAGAGCGTCGCAGAGAGAGTGACGCTCAAGCAGCAGGGAAATGCCGTGGAAGTTACGATCGGCGGAAAGTTCTTCACCACTTATCACTTCGATCCAAAGATTGCGAAGGCCTATCTGCAGCCGCTCCGCACCGCGAATGGAGTGGTAGTGACACGCGGCTATCCCGTGATGGAGACCATTCCTGCGGGCCACGAGCATGACCGAGGCTTCGAGCCGCATCAACGACCACTCTACTTCGCACATGGAGATATCAACGGATATAACTTCTGGGCCGAAGGTCTGTATTCGAAATACTATCCGCCCACAACGCCTTCTAACTTCGGTCGGATGGTCTTCCGCAAACTGGAAGAGGTCCGCAGTGGCGCGTCTTCCGGGCTCATCCGTGCCTCCTTTGATCTCGTGGGTCCGGACGGAAAGACCTTTGCACGTGAAGACCAAAGCTTCACCTTCAGCGGCGGTAAAGAGACACGCATGGTCGACTGCATCTTTGTCCTTCATGCTCTCGACAAGCCGGTAAAGTTCGGCGACACCAAAGAGGGCACCTTCGCTGTGCGCGTGGCACCCGAACTCGAAGCTACCAACGGAACCATGACCAACTCCGAGGGAGGCCAGGGAGAAGCCCAGGTCTGGGGGAAGCGCGCAAACTGGGTAAACGTGGATGGAACGATCGATGGACAGAAGGTGGGCATCGCCGTCTTCGACAGCCCTAAAAGTTTCCGCCATCCCACCTACTGGCATGCGCGTGGATACGGCCTCCTTGCAGCCAATGTCTTCGGACTCTCCTACTTTCTCAACGATCCAAAGCAGGATGGAAGTTACACCATCCCTCCGGGGCAAAGCATCACCTTCAGTTATCGCGTCTTTATCCACGAAGGTGATTCCCGTCAGGCAAAGGTCGCGGAAGAGTACGGCGAATACTCCAAGCATCCGTAA
- a CDS encoding amidohydrolase family protein, with product MRPTRRRAMLLLSLFAALSVRAQTVAPKLIDVHFHYNGEPNVLGTLLEKLNQADGLAVLLITPKGLPEASKFIQAHPNRFVGFGDVNLDDPDIMNQMERFHLAGMLGLGEITRTLKNYDDPIYWPIYERANKYHMILLFHTGIVNRLHPEVAEDVSFDRSRITRLDLIARRWPKLILIGAHLGNPDYAEAAEIGRWDPNLYFDASGTTLLKKQEDYRFFRSIFWWSGVVSPHTPSGGPGAFTKLLFASDVFGGDLNEFDGSLSRYHAMLKACDVSESDQALIFSGTMWRILQQQKEAIAADVLR from the coding sequence ATGCGACCGACACGTCGACGGGCAATGTTGCTGCTATCGCTCTTCGCCGCCTTGTCCGTGAGAGCTCAAACGGTTGCACCGAAGTTGATCGACGTTCATTTTCATTACAACGGCGAACCCAACGTTCTCGGCACCCTACTCGAAAAACTCAACCAGGCCGATGGCCTTGCGGTACTGTTGATCACGCCCAAAGGACTGCCCGAGGCAAGCAAATTCATCCAGGCACATCCCAATCGCTTTGTGGGTTTCGGCGATGTGAACCTCGACGACCCTGACATCATGAACCAGATGGAACGCTTTCACCTGGCCGGAATGCTCGGACTCGGCGAAATCACCAGGACTCTCAAGAACTACGACGACCCCATCTACTGGCCAATCTACGAGCGCGCCAACAAATATCACATGATCCTTCTGTTCCATACGGGGATTGTGAATCGTCTGCACCCCGAAGTAGCAGAAGATGTCAGCTTCGATCGAAGCCGGATTACGCGTCTCGATCTGATTGCGCGCCGCTGGCCAAAACTCATCCTCATCGGTGCGCATCTCGGCAATCCCGATTATGCCGAAGCTGCGGAGATAGGACGCTGGGATCCGAATCTGTACTTCGACGCCTCCGGCACAACTCTTCTGAAGAAACAGGAGGACTATCGCTTCTTCCGCTCGATCTTCTGGTGGAGCGGAGTCGTCAGTCCTCATACTCCCTCCGGTGGGCCTGGAGCCTTCACCAAACTGCTCTTCGCCTCCGACGTCTTCGGCGGAGATCTGAATGAGTTTGACGGATCGCTCTCTCGTTACCACGCGATGTTGAAGGCCTGCGATGTCTCAGAGTCTGACCAGGCACTGATCTTCTCCGGAACCATGTGGCGCATTCTGCAGCAGCAAAAAGAGGCCATCGCGGCAGACGTGCTCCGCTGA
- a CDS encoding IclR family transcriptional regulator translates to MPAKNHIELVVKTLAVLESLATSERGKALKEIAADVGLGKSTVFRILFTLKEAGYVEQYAANGSYRLTLKTGGLARRHSERLRLTDVARPHLIRLRDDLDESVALAERRAQAVVLIDVLETSHPLRLSFQIGDDCPIHATALGKAVAAFLSPEELASLLKNFALPQYTNRTKTKVLQLKAELARTKVKGYSINDEETVTGALLVGAPLFDRNRIVCGALSVNTPTARCSEKRRQQLIAAVVEAGQHISGDLADVGFLHPVTNSGS, encoded by the coding sequence ATGCCTGCAAAAAATCACATCGAGCTTGTCGTCAAAACATTGGCCGTATTGGAGTCTCTTGCCACGAGTGAGCGCGGAAAGGCGTTGAAGGAGATTGCCGCCGATGTTGGACTTGGAAAGAGCACTGTTTTTCGAATTCTCTTTACGCTGAAAGAAGCCGGATATGTTGAGCAGTATGCGGCCAATGGGAGCTATCGTCTGACGCTGAAGACCGGCGGTCTGGCGCGGCGTCACAGCGAGCGACTTCGCCTGACGGATGTAGCTCGTCCTCACTTGATTCGTCTTCGGGACGACCTGGACGAGTCCGTTGCTCTGGCCGAGCGAAGAGCACAAGCGGTCGTTTTGATTGACGTTCTCGAAACCTCTCATCCGCTGCGTCTCTCTTTTCAGATCGGTGATGACTGCCCTATTCATGCGACGGCGCTGGGCAAGGCGGTGGCGGCATTCCTGTCGCCGGAGGAGCTTGCTTCTCTTCTAAAAAACTTTGCTCTACCTCAATACACAAATCGAACAAAGACCAAGGTATTGCAACTGAAGGCGGAACTGGCGCGCACGAAGGTCAAAGGCTATTCGATCAATGATGAGGAGACTGTAACGGGCGCTCTGCTGGTCGGCGCCCCACTCTTCGACCGGAACCGTATTGTGTGTGGTGCACTAAGCGTGAACACGCCCACTGCACGGTGTTCAGAGAAACGAAGACAACAGTTGATCGCTGCGGTTGTGGAAGCGGGACAGCATATCTCCGGCGATCTTGCGGATGTCGGCTTCCTTCATCCCGTGACAAACTCCGGTAGCTAA
- a CDS encoding dihydrodipicolinate synthase family protein → MDASKSIWMQKLRAGGVIPAHPLALTSERKLDERHQRALSRYYRAAGANGVAVGVHSTQFEIRQPQFNLYKPVLELAAETLAGSDMVMVAGVCGKTTQALAEARTASDLGYNTALLSLAAMGEAPVDEILAHIRAVGQVMPILGFYLQPAVGGRIFPYDFWRRFAEIESVIAIKIAPFHRYATQDVLRGVIASGRSDQITLYTGNDDHIVLDLLSPFTYAGKTVRMHGGLLGHWAVWTQTAVAMHREIREVVASDGPIDLKWIVRNGKVTDMNGAIFDVANHFHGCIAGIHEVLRRQGLMAGRWCLNPKEDLSIGQMEEIDRVVAAYPHLVDDAFIKQNLDAWLA, encoded by the coding sequence ATGGACGCTTCTAAATCAATCTGGATGCAGAAGCTGCGGGCAGGCGGTGTGATTCCCGCACATCCGTTGGCCCTCACCTCGGAGCGCAAGCTGGATGAGCGGCACCAGCGCGCACTCTCACGCTACTACCGCGCGGCAGGCGCAAACGGTGTGGCCGTTGGTGTGCACTCCACTCAATTCGAAATTCGTCAGCCGCAGTTCAATCTTTATAAACCAGTGCTGGAACTTGCTGCGGAGACGCTCGCGGGTAGCGATATGGTGATGGTTGCGGGCGTCTGTGGCAAAACGACACAGGCATTGGCCGAAGCGCGCACCGCAAGCGACCTTGGTTACAACACAGCCCTCCTGAGTCTGGCGGCTATGGGTGAAGCCCCTGTGGACGAGATCCTCGCGCATATCCGTGCTGTGGGGCAAGTGATGCCCATCCTCGGTTTCTATCTCCAGCCTGCAGTCGGTGGCCGTATCTTCCCCTACGATTTCTGGCGTCGGTTTGCAGAGATCGAAAGCGTCATCGCCATCAAGATCGCACCCTTCCATCGCTACGCCACGCAGGACGTTCTTCGCGGAGTGATCGCTTCGGGCCGTAGCGATCAAATTACGCTCTATACCGGCAACGACGATCACATCGTGCTGGACCTTCTTTCGCCGTTTACCTATGCAGGCAAGACGGTACGTATGCACGGAGGCCTGCTCGGTCACTGGGCGGTTTGGACCCAGACGGCAGTAGCGATGCATCGCGAGATCCGCGAAGTCGTGGCATCAGACGGACCCATCGATCTCAAGTGGATCGTTCGGAACGGAAAAGTGACGGACATGAATGGGGCCATCTTCGACGTTGCAAATCATTTCCACGGCTGCATCGCAGGCATTCACGAAGTCCTGCGGCGTCAGGGGCTCATGGCGGGACGCTGGTGCCTTAACCCAAAGGAGGACTTGTCTATTGGCCAAATGGAAGAGATTGACCGCGTGGTCGCTGCCTATCCTCATCTCGTCGATGACGCCTTTATAAAACAGAATCTCGATGCATGGCTGGCGTAG
- a CDS encoding NAD-dependent epimerase/dehydratase family protein — protein sequence MMAEPQIRNEVGLEELLTQPSAADIAAASGWSGDVLVLGAGGKMGPTLAVRIKRAIQEAGAKHRVIVVVRKDREGVFAAHKDGIDLIETDLLDPASYARMPDAENVVFMAGRKFGSVGDQPMTWATNVWMAGLAAHRFRHSRIVAFSTGNVYPFMPIQGRGADETVPTAPTGEYAQSALGRERLFEYISNAHGTPTLIFRLNYAVDLRYGVLVDIGQKVLDGKPIDLTTGYANVIWQGDANSYCLRSFSLCTSPARFLNVTGQRTISVREMAERFGSRFGKMPQFTGGEAATALLSDSSLCTELLGPPEVSEDELFEMTANWLSAGGVTLGKPTKFESRDGRF from the coding sequence ATGATGGCTGAGCCGCAGATTCGGAATGAAGTGGGACTCGAAGAGCTTCTGACGCAACCCTCTGCCGCGGATATTGCCGCAGCCTCGGGGTGGAGCGGAGACGTTTTAGTCCTGGGCGCTGGCGGCAAAATGGGACCGACCCTCGCGGTTCGGATCAAGCGGGCCATCCAGGAAGCGGGTGCAAAACATCGTGTGATCGTCGTTGTTCGTAAAGACCGCGAGGGTGTCTTTGCCGCGCATAAGGACGGCATCGACCTGATTGAAACCGATTTGCTCGATCCTGCAAGTTACGCCCGCATGCCTGACGCTGAGAATGTTGTCTTCATGGCAGGCAGAAAGTTTGGCTCTGTAGGCGACCAACCGATGACCTGGGCTACAAATGTCTGGATGGCCGGTCTTGCAGCGCACCGCTTCCGCCACTCGCGCATCGTTGCCTTCTCTACCGGCAACGTGTATCCCTTCATGCCCATCCAGGGGCGTGGAGCGGATGAAACTGTTCCTACCGCGCCGACGGGCGAATACGCGCAATCCGCACTGGGACGCGAACGTCTCTTTGAATACATCTCAAATGCTCATGGCACGCCCACACTGATCTTCCGTCTTAACTACGCCGTCGATCTTCGTTATGGTGTGCTGGTCGACATCGGCCAGAAGGTCCTGGACGGCAAACCGATCGACCTCACGACGGGATATGCCAACGTCATCTGGCAGGGCGACGCAAACTCGTACTGCCTCCGCTCTTTCTCTTTATGTACGTCACCTGCCCGCTTTCTAAATGTGACAGGTCAGAGGACGATCTCCGTCCGGGAGATGGCTGAGCGTTTCGGCAGCCGCTTTGGAAAGATGCCGCAGTTCACTGGCGGAGAAGCGGCCACTGCACTGTTGAGCGATTCCTCCCTATGCACCGAACTTCTGGGTCCGCCGGAAGTAAGTGAAGACGAGCTTTTTGAGATGACCGCCAACTGGCTAAGTGCCGGAGGTGTGACCCTGGGTAAGCCAACGAAATTCGAGAGCCGCGATGGACGCTTCTAA
- a CDS encoding sodium:solute symporter family protein: MGSLAWLVLGAYFVLMIGVGYWARKKVKTASDFFTAGGSMPWWLSGISHHMSGYSSAVFVGYAALAYTSGITVYFWWACSIALALIAGLGIFPAKWARMRQRLNVISPLEYLKIRYNLPTQQLLGWSGALLKIFDVGAKWSASAILLHAFANVPFFWGVVLTGGVTVVYSVMGGLWADALTDLSQFVIQLVAGISMLVAVLHRLGGVSSLWTMWKYLPANHVKPFHGDYTVAFAMTYFFVNLLSYNGGSWSLAQRFIASSTGKDARKSSLLSASLYLVWPPVLFFPMLAAPVIFPHLQDPSESYALLTKTLLPSGLIGLVLAGLFAHTMAMTSSDANAVSAVIVRDIVPVLRGGRDKLRDATQLLLGRVSTFCFLALSMILALFASHFGGVIGLVILWYGALIGPIAIPMLLGLLMPFRRSGPAAAIACWVMGAATFGLAKIFPPAQWLGMPSRYDNALAVGAPMLASFLTYVIVGYLAPLHSASSMYFLQTLQDDMPSTPLKPTPTENISIKKVKA, translated from the coding sequence ATGGGATCTTTAGCCTGGCTCGTACTGGGCGCTTACTTCGTCTTGATGATCGGTGTCGGTTACTGGGCCCGCAAAAAGGTCAAGACCGCCAGCGATTTCTTTACCGCAGGCGGCTCTATGCCGTGGTGGTTATCGGGTATCTCGCACCACATGTCCGGGTATAGCTCCGCCGTCTTTGTGGGATACGCGGCCCTGGCGTATACCTCGGGCATCACGGTTTATTTCTGGTGGGCGTGCTCCATCGCGCTTGCGCTGATCGCCGGTCTGGGGATCTTCCCTGCGAAGTGGGCGAGGATGCGGCAGCGACTAAACGTCATCTCCCCTCTCGAATATCTGAAGATCCGTTACAACCTGCCGACACAGCAGTTGCTGGGATGGAGCGGCGCTCTCCTTAAGATCTTCGACGTAGGTGCAAAGTGGAGCGCCTCGGCGATTCTTCTCCACGCCTTTGCAAACGTCCCCTTTTTCTGGGGAGTCGTTTTGACCGGTGGCGTTACGGTCGTGTACTCCGTAATGGGCGGCCTATGGGCCGATGCGTTGACCGACCTGAGCCAGTTCGTGATTCAACTGGTTGCCGGTATCTCCATGCTGGTGGCCGTACTGCATCGTCTGGGCGGTGTGAGCTCGTTGTGGACGATGTGGAAGTATCTTCCCGCGAACCATGTAAAGCCATTCCATGGGGACTACACTGTGGCCTTCGCCATGACCTATTTCTTCGTGAATCTGCTTTCGTATAACGGCGGAAGCTGGAGCCTGGCGCAGCGATTCATTGCTTCCTCTACAGGAAAGGACGCTCGGAAGTCTTCCCTGCTTTCAGCGTCTCTTTACCTGGTGTGGCCGCCGGTGCTCTTCTTTCCGATGCTGGCTGCGCCGGTTATCTTTCCTCACTTACAGGATCCATCTGAATCCTATGCGTTGCTTACAAAGACGCTGTTGCCTTCGGGCTTGATCGGCCTTGTGCTCGCCGGGCTCTTTGCCCACACCATGGCGATGACCTCCTCCGATGCGAATGCGGTCTCCGCAGTCATCGTGCGCGACATCGTTCCAGTACTTCGCGGTGGAAGAGACAAACTGAGAGACGCAACCCAGTTATTACTAGGCCGCGTCTCTACGTTCTGCTTCCTTGCACTCAGCATGATTCTGGCACTCTTTGCTTCACACTTCGGCGGAGTGATTGGGCTGGTGATTCTTTGGTACGGCGCACTGATTGGGCCCATCGCCATTCCGATGTTGCTGGGGCTGCTCATGCCCTTCCGGCGCAGCGGGCCCGCTGCGGCCATCGCATGCTGGGTAATGGGAGCGGCCACGTTCGGTCTGGCCAAGATCTTTCCACCGGCACAGTGGCTCGGCATGCCTTCTCGCTACGATAACGCCCTCGCTGTAGGCGCTCCCATGCTCGCTTCATTCCTCACCTACGTAATCGTGGGCTACCTTGCACCGCTGCACAGCGCGAGTTCGATGTACTTCCTGCAGACACTGCAGGACGATATGCCCTCAACACCTCTTAAACCAACTCCCACAGAAAATATCAGCATAAAGAAAGTGAAAGCGTGA
- a CDS encoding glucosamine-6-phosphate deaminase: MNIRIEPTREALGKAAATDIAQAIREELLSKPTLRMIFAAAPSQSEMLHELIRQPGIDWQRISAFHMDEYIGLPERSPQSFGMWLRDAIFDRVPLANYHLIEPGNKPEKVCEDYAQKLAEGPIDIVLLGVGANGHLAFNDPPADLDDPLFVKVVDLDDVCRQQQVDDECFATFEDVPTKAISLTIPTLLRGERLFCCVPGSFKARAVRDMVHEPVSGNCPATALRTHPRCMVYLDPESSAELERE; this comes from the coding sequence ATGAATATTCGAATTGAACCAACGCGAGAGGCTCTGGGCAAAGCGGCCGCAACGGATATCGCTCAGGCAATCCGTGAAGAGCTCCTTTCCAAGCCAACGCTGAGAATGATCTTCGCCGCGGCCCCCAGCCAAAGCGAGATGTTGCATGAGCTCATCCGCCAGCCGGGCATCGACTGGCAGCGCATTTCGGCCTTCCACATGGATGAGTACATTGGCCTTCCCGAGCGCTCTCCTCAGAGCTTCGGCATGTGGCTGCGCGATGCCATCTTCGATCGCGTCCCTCTGGCCAACTATCATCTGATCGAACCGGGAAACAAGCCAGAAAAAGTCTGCGAAGATTACGCGCAAAAGCTTGCAGAAGGTCCTATCGATATCGTCTTGCTGGGTGTCGGCGCAAATGGACATCTTGCGTTCAACGATCCCCCTGCCGATCTGGACGACCCACTCTTCGTGAAGGTAGTGGACCTGGACGATGTTTGCCGTCAACAACAGGTCGACGATGAATGCTTCGCAACGTTCGAGGACGTACCCACAAAGGCGATCTCGCTCACGATACCGACTCTCTTGCGTGGAGAAAGACTGTTCTGCTGCGTTCCCGGATCGTTCAAAGCCAGGGCCGTACGCGATATGGTCCATGAGCCGGTCAGCGGGAATTGCCCTGCTACGGCGCTTCGTACGCATCCTCGCTGCATGGTGTATCTGGATCCTGAGTCGAGCGCGGAACTTGAGCGCGAATAA
- a CDS encoding sugar phosphate isomerase/epimerase family protein — protein sequence MARRQFLKTVGAGMLAGAGVEFVGAPSAVAQTATSYPSVPKTPRLFSGCCAYTYRHEFENGSLTLETFIEKAVELRLDGVDMTVYYMKSTAPGYIENLRYLGYKHGVPFSGAGCGASMVQADAAKRADVLTQIKKWVDVTDRLGAPHLRVFAGKQPAGTTLAQATTWVVDTMKSACDYSGKKGITLGLEDHVGVSQSADVCLEIMHRVNSPYAGINIDISHFAPSPTQDSYAQIAACVPFASHTHIRNTFDDGSLIDMDRVWKMFADAGYKGYMSYEGEELNKAGVPSQIAQIQQLCKKYSSV from the coding sequence ATGGCACGTCGTCAGTTTCTGAAGACAGTCGGTGCAGGTATGCTCGCCGGCGCAGGTGTGGAGTTTGTCGGAGCCCCTTCCGCTGTGGCGCAAACCGCCACCTCCTATCCTTCCGTACCGAAGACTCCCAGGCTCTTCTCCGGTTGTTGCGCCTACACCTATCGTCATGAGTTCGAAAATGGTTCTCTCACGCTCGAAACCTTTATTGAAAAGGCCGTAGAGTTGCGCCTCGATGGCGTCGATATGACGGTCTACTATATGAAGTCCACCGCGCCGGGATACATCGAGAACCTTCGCTATCTTGGCTACAAACACGGCGTGCCTTTTTCCGGCGCAGGATGTGGCGCGAGCATGGTCCAGGCCGATGCCGCGAAGCGTGCCGACGTTCTCACGCAGATTAAGAAGTGGGTCGATGTGACGGACCGCCTCGGCGCGCCCCATTTGCGTGTCTTCGCAGGGAAGCAGCCCGCGGGCACAACCCTCGCGCAGGCCACAACATGGGTCGTCGATACCATGAAGTCCGCATGCGATTATTCAGGCAAGAAGGGCATCACGCTTGGTCTTGAAGACCACGTTGGCGTTTCGCAAAGCGCGGACGTCTGCCTGGAGATTATGCACCGCGTGAACTCGCCCTATGCTGGCATTAACATCGATATCTCGCACTTCGCGCCTTCACCTACGCAGGACTCCTATGCGCAAATTGCCGCATGTGTTCCCTTTGCCAGCCATACCCACATTCGGAATACTTTTGACGATGGTTCGCTGATTGACATGGATCGCGTCTGGAAGATGTTTGCCGATGCCGGGTACAAGGGCTACATGTCGTACGAGGGAGAAGAGTTGAACAAGGCAGGCGTACCCTCGCAGATCGCGCAAATTCAACAGCTCTGCAAGAAATACTCCAGCGTCTAG
- a CDS encoding sugar phosphate isomerase/epimerase family protein, translated as MGLSNRRSFLQSASALLASTAFPLHSQARETRSSSVPRLGIVVQVKRGGSSEEVIKHVHDLGFPTCQIFFDELNMREAQPLLLALKKYGVEVSALSEHNPGPRIFDFYRGPLTIGILPQEHRRARIDALKLAADFARTCDIPSIHTHLGFIPEDPNDPTYPVAVEAIKEVAQHCKDQGRMLLCETGEETPITMLRMIQDVGTGNVFVNLDTANLILYGKGNPVDAMDVFGHLVRGMHAKDGLFPTNPRTLGEEVAIGTGRVDFPALFKKLKEVNYDRTVTIEREISGPKQTADILQSKVYLQHLIDVNFG; from the coding sequence ATGGGGCTTTCGAATCGACGCAGCTTTCTGCAATCGGCAAGCGCTCTTCTAGCCAGTACCGCCTTCCCGCTACACAGTCAGGCACGGGAGACACGGAGTTCTTCCGTCCCGCGCCTCGGCATCGTCGTGCAAGTCAAGCGTGGAGGAAGCTCCGAAGAAGTCATCAAGCATGTGCATGACCTGGGATTTCCAACCTGCCAGATCTTTTTCGACGAGTTGAATATGCGCGAAGCACAGCCGCTCCTGCTCGCGCTCAAGAAGTACGGCGTGGAAGTCTCTGCGCTCAGTGAACACAATCCGGGCCCTCGCATCTTCGACTTTTATCGCGGTCCGCTGACCATAGGCATTCTTCCCCAGGAACACCGGCGTGCCCGGATCGATGCTCTAAAGTTGGCTGCGGACTTTGCACGCACATGTGATATCCCATCCATCCACACGCATCTTGGGTTCATTCCAGAAGACCCAAACGATCCGACCTATCCCGTGGCCGTCGAGGCTATCAAAGAAGTCGCACAACACTGTAAGGACCAGGGACGAATGCTGCTCTGCGAAACCGGCGAAGAGACCCCCATCACCATGCTGCGCATGATTCAGGATGTTGGAACGGGGAACGTTTTTGTAAATCTGGATACAGCCAATCTCATCCTCTATGGCAAAGGAAACCCGGTGGACGCGATGGACGTCTTCGGCCATCTTGTTCGCGGCATGCACGCGAAGGATGGACTCTTTCCAACAAACCCTCGAACGTTGGGCGAAGAAGTTGCGATTGGCACAGGCCGCGTGGACTTTCCTGCCTTATTCAAAAAGCTCAAGGAAGTGAACTACGATCGCACGGTGACGATCGAGCGTGAGATCTCAGGTCCGAAACAAACCGCAGATATCCTTCAATCGAAGGTCTATCTTCAGCATCTGATCGACGTCAACTTTGGATAA